One region of Citrus sinensis cultivar Valencia sweet orange chromosome 6, DVS_A1.0, whole genome shotgun sequence genomic DNA includes:
- the LOC102609987 gene encoding 40S ribosomal protein S7 yields the protein MFTTKKKIQKDKDAEPTEFEETVAQALFDLENTNQELKSDLKDLYINQAIQMDVSGNRKAIVVYVPYRLRKAYRKIHSRLVRELEKKFSGKDVVLIATRRIVRPPKKGSAVQRPRSRTLTAVHDAMLEDVVYPAEIVGKRVRYRLDGSKIIKIFLDPKERNNTEYKLESFSGVYRKLTGKDVVFDYPITDA from the exons ATGTTCACGACTAAGAAGAAAATCCAAAAAGACAAGGATGCCGAACCTACTGAGTTTGAGGAGACAGTTGCCCAG GCACTGTTTGATTTGGAGAATACCAACCAGGAGCTTAAAAGTGACTTGAAAGATCTTTACATTAATCAAGCCAT TCAAATGGATGTTTCTGGAAACCGCAAGGCAATTGTTGTCTATGTGCCTTACAGATTGAGGAAGGCTTATCGGAAGATTCATTCTCGCCTTGTGAGAGAGCTGGAGAAGAAATTCAGTGGCAAG GATGTTGTACTCATTGCCACCCGAAGGATAGTCAGGCCACCAAAGAAAGGCTCTGCTGTTCAGAGACCTCGCAGTCGCACACTCACAGCTGTTCATGATGCCATGCTTGAAGATGTAGTTTACCCAGCTGAGATTGTTGGAAAACGTGTCAGATACCGTCTCGATGGATCCAAAATAATCAAG ATTTTCTTGGATCCAAAGGAGAGGAACAACACGGAGTACAAGTTGGAGTCTTTTTCAGGGGTTTACAGAAAGCTTACCGGCAAAGACGTGGTTTTTGATTATCCAATTACAGATGCCTGA
- the LOC102610603 gene encoding transcription factor bHLH75 — translation MADFRENTQSLRASQAFTELGVNMEMVKHFAELKPSMLEYFNTPNFSLATPLAHQQPEFLAGCSYNNSFSNFQTDSRIVVPRVRTVRGNEDVLYESSRREVTEQSTSISKTMCSSASTSETQGDTYKNKKIRSRRGKKVSSNEKEEGNPERIIHVRAKRGQATDSHSIAERVRREKINKKMRCLQDLVPGCHKDMGMAGMLEEIINYVHSLQNQVEFLSMELAAACSSNDLNIETESSRKTQGTNSHEALEMEIWAKEAYGEYTSFHSTWSL, via the exons ATGGCAGATTTTCGAGAAAATACGCAGAGTTTAAGGGCAAGTCAAGCGTTCACCGAGCTTGGTGTGAACATGGAAATGGTAAAGCATTTTGCAGAGCTAAAGCCGAGCATGTTAGAGTATTTCAACACGCCAAACTTCTCATTAGCAACCCCCTTGGCCCACCAGCAACCCGAGTTTCTTGCAGGCTGTTCTTATAACAATTCTTTTAGCAATTTTCAAACAGATAGCCGGATTGTAGTACCCCGTGTTCGTACCGTAAGGGGGAATGAAGATGTCTTGTATGAAAGCAGCAGAAGAGAAGTTACAGAACAATCAACAAGTATCTCCAAGACCATGTGTTCTTCGGCTTCGACGAGTGAGACTCAGGGAGACACctacaagaataaaaaaatt AGATCAAGAAGAGGGAAGAAAGTGAGTAGCAATGAGAAGGAGGAGGGAAATCCAGAGAGAATTATTCATGTCAGAGCAAAAAGAGGCCAAGCTACTGACAGTCACAGCATAGCAGAAAGG GTCagaagagaaaaaatcaataagaaaatgagatgCTTGCAGGACCTTGTCCCAGGATGCCACAAG GATATGGGAATGGCAGGGATGTTGGAGGAGATAATCAATTATGTTCATTCACTGCAGAATCAAGTTGAA TTTCTTTCGATGGAACTTGCGGCTGCGTGTTCCTCTAACGATTTAAACATCGAAACAGAATCTAGCAGAAAGACACAG GGAACCAATTCACATGAGGCACTGGAGATGGAGATATGGGCAAAAGAAGCATATGGAGAGTACACCAGCTTCCACTCAACATGGTCCCTTTGA
- the LOC102610296 gene encoding uncharacterized protein LOC102610296, which yields MASLLYLHTTLPNKMTVKPLAVLNKAHKMRVPFELKQGQTRVSHQLPSGLNIEVVEQKSVTSKDPDKKNEKRPPLVFVHGSYHAAWCWAEHWLRFFADSGFDCYAVSLLGQGESDAPPGTVAGSLQTHAGDVADFIQKNLSLPPVLLGHSFGGLIIQYYIARIRNEKMLEMETPYPELAGVVLVCSVPPSGNSGLVWRYLFTKPIAAFKVTHSLAAKAFQTDLSLCKETFFSSSMEDHLVLRYQELMKESSRMPLFDLRKLNASLPVPSVPKSSIKVLVLGAKDDFIVDAQGLSETGSFYGVSPVCVEGVAHDMMLDCSWEKGASVILSWLDGLRR from the exons ATGGCTTCACTTCTCTATCTGCACACCACCCTTCCGAACAAAATGACAGTGAAACCCCTGGCTGTCCTGAACAAAGCTCACAAAATGCGGGTACCCTTCGAGCTGAAGCAAGGGCAGACTCGTGTCTCTCACCAGCTGCCTTCTGGTTTGAACATCGAGGTGGTTGAGCAAAAGAGTGTGACAAGCAAGGACCcagataagaaaaatgaaaaaaggcCACCTTTGGTTTTTGTTCATGGGAGTTATCATGCAGCTTGGTGCTGGGCTGAACACTGGTTGCGTTTCTTTGCTGATTCTGGGTTCGATTGCTATGCTGTCAGCTTGCTGGGTCAG GGTGAAAGTGATGCACCCCCTGGTACTGTTGCTGGTTCTCTCCAG ACACATGCAGGTGATGTCGCTGACTTTATCCAGAAGAACCTCAGTTTGCCTCCAGTCCTGCTTGGACACTCATTTGGGGGGCTAATAATTCAGTATTATATTGCAaggataagaaatgaaaaaatgttAG AAATGGAAACTCCATATCCTGAGTTAGCAGGAGTGGTACTTGTGTGCTCTGTACCTCCTTCGGGTAATAG TGGGTTAGTGTGGCGGTATCTGTTTACCAAACCTATTGCTGCATTTAAG GTGACCCACAGCTTGGCAGCTAAAGCTTTTCAGACTGATCTGTCTCTTTGTAAGGAAacttttttctcttcatcGATGGAGGATCATCTGGTTCTACG TTATCAGGAACTAATGAAGGAAAGTTCAAGAATGCCACTGTTTGATTTGAGAAAGCTAAATGCATCACTTCCAGTTCCTTCAGTGCCAAAATCTTCTATTAAAGTTCTTGTTTTGGGTGCAAAAGATGACTTCATAGTG GATGCGCAAGGACTCAGCGAAACAGGCTCGTTTTATGGTGTGTCGCCAGTCTGTGTTGAAGGGGTTGCTCATGACATGATGTTAGATTGTTCCTGGGAGAAAGGTGCAAGTGTTATTCTATCATGGCTAGATGGTTTAAGAAGATAG